Proteins found in one Anopheles aquasalis chromosome 3, idAnoAquaMG_Q_19, whole genome shotgun sequence genomic segment:
- the LOC126576709 gene encoding uncharacterized protein LOC126576709 has protein sequence MDEDNAIVCTGLNSTCNLNLEAMRSMFFPTDCQDVLFDVRFRGTEYNCSEIFHYSITEMGSCFTANSIYDQWVFVTVETYNHPEVRDEPVEKRKCRFPEERMSPTMPYSFSQCFLYNRIQFELELCNCTIPTSPKEYAPFYCDFQGLLCINKVNGRQLTKQLHTFYKDRSCMQACESLETNVIGEFYRSAEGSKSPGKVVLEVINFPILRYQRRVIRNNLDFVVSLGGIGGLYFGVSLISLIEFLYSVFFKPFYLRVRLVQR, from the exons ATGGACGAGGATAATGCGATCGTCTGCACTGGACTGAACAGTACCTGCAATCTTAATTTGGAAGCGATGAGGAGCATG TTTTTCCCAACAGATTGCCAGGATGTGCTGTTCGATGTGAGGTTCCGGGGAACCGAGTACAACTGCAGCGAGATCTTTCATTACTCGATCACCGAGATGGGAAGCTGCTTCACTGCAAATAGCATATACGATCAGTGGGTATTTGTG ACCGTCGAAACGTACAACCATCCCGAGGTCAGGGACGAGCCtgtggaaaagcgaaagtgCCGATTTCCCGAAGAACGAATGTCGCCGACGATGCCGTACAGTTTCTCTCAGTGTTTTCTCTACAACAGGATTCaattcgagctcgagctgtgTAACTGCACAATCCCTACCTCACCGAAAGAGT aTGCACCATTTTATTGTGATTTTCAAGGTCTCTTGTGCATAAATAAGG TTAATGGCAGGCAGCTTACCAAACAGTTGCACACGTTCTATAAGGATCGATCCTGTATGCAAGCCTGCGAGTCTTTGGAAACAAACGTTATAGG TGAATTTTATCGTTCAGCAGAAGGCAGCAAAAGTCCCGGAAAAGTGGTGTTGGAGGTAATCAACTTTCCCATCCTACGCTACCAACGGCGAGTCATAAGAAACAATCTGGATTTTGTAG TTTCATTGGGAGGTATCGGCGGCCTGTACTTTGGCGTTTCTCTGATAAGTCTAATAGAGTTTTTGTATTCGGTGTTCTTCAAGCCTTTCTATCTACGGGTTCGATTGGTACAGAGAtag
- the LOC126577108 gene encoding protein arginine methyltransferase NDUFAF7 homolog, mitochondrial encodes MHTAKCNPVRRLLGYLAVDSIASSSFRKIDRTYCYKAVNRRAVTELKNLRRDLPADRHGAGSNQRPLADQLQARIRATGPITVASYMKEVLLNPSAGYYSTKDNVLGSGGDFITAPEIGQIFGELIAVWCVNELQKFNYDGHIQLIELGPGRGTLMQDVLRVCEQFGYTKDRIGVHLVEMSAQLQHTQAERLCNGQIERGEPSEPYVQRGTTSSGIEVRWYSDIVEVPKGFTVVIANEFFDALPAHVFCKEVTEGDAGGASWKEVLIDINPAATNGPGFRFIQSNKATPYSVVFGKRFNEKDHLLQGRNRVEVSFEMEQIAQNLAQRFNDQGGFGLIIDYGHEGDKMDTFRSFKEHKLHDPLVNPGVADLTVDVDFGFLKHFLQQDDKAIALGPVSQGAFLKAMQGAARLENLLKATTDEARRKMLVSGYDELTNPTKMGERFKLLSVFPATLKQHLQTANNVIGFDSQPKSQV; translated from the exons ATGCACACCGCAAAGTGCAATCCCGTTCGCCGGTTGCTAGGATATTTAGCGGTCGATTCGATCGCAAGCAGCTCGTTCCGCAAGATAGATCGTACGTATTGCTATAAAGCCGTTAATAGGCGGGCTGTGACCGAGCTTAAAAATCTCCGGCGTGACCTTCCGGCCGACCGGCATGGAGCCGGCAGTAACCAGAGACCGCTGGCGGATCAGCTGCAGGCACGGATCCGAGCGACAGGTCCGATCACCGTGGCCTCTTACATGAAGGAAGTGCTCCTGAATCCTTCGGCAGGATATTACAGCACGAAGGACAACGTGCTCGGCAGTGGAGGCGACTTTATTACAGCTCCGGAAATTGGCCAAATCTTCGGTGAG CTGATTGCCGTGTGGTGCGTAAATGAGCTGCAAAAGTTCAACTATGATGGACACATCCAGTTGATTGAACTCGGACCAGGCCGGGGGACGCTGATGCAGGACGTTTTACGTGTCTGCGAACAGTTTGGGTACACCAAGGACCGCATCGGAGTACATCTGGTCGAGATGAGTGCACAGCTTCAACACACCCAAGCCGAACGTCTCTGTAATGGGCAGATAGAACGTGGAGAACCGAGCGAACCTTATGTGCAACGGGGAACGACCTCCAGCGGTATTGAGGTGCGCTGGTACTCGGATATAGTGGAGGTTCCCAAGGGTTTCACCGTTGTTATTGCGAACGAGTTTTTCGATGCACTACCAGCGCACGTATTCTGTAAAGAGGTCACAGAAGGCGATGCAGGCGGAGCTTCTTGGAAGGAGGTGTTGATCGATATTAATCCGGCGGCAACAAACGGACCGGGATTCCGTTTTATACAGTCCAACAAAGCCACCCCATACTCAGTAGTGTTTGGGAAGCGATTCAACGAAAAGGACCATCTACTTCAGGGTCGCAATCGGGTGGAGGTGTCCTTTGAGATGGAACAAATAGCACAGAATCTAGCACAGCGATTCAACGATCAAGGAGGCTTCGGTCTGATCATCGACTACGGTCACGAGGGAGATAAGATGGACACTTTCAGG TCATTTAAAGAACACAAACTACACGATCCACTAGTGAATCCGGGTGTGGCCGATCTGACGGTGGATGTCGACTTTGGCTTTCTGAAGCATTTCCTTCAGCAGGACGATAAGGCCATCGCGCTGGGTCCCGTATCTCAGGGTGCGTTTCTCAAAGCCATGCAAGGTGCAGCTCGTTTAGAG AACCTTTTGAAAGCAACAACAGATGAAGCTCGCCGAAAGATGCTCGTCAGTGGGTATGACGAGCTTACGAATCCAACAAAGATGGGTGAACGCTTCAAGCTGCTTTCCGTATTTCCGGCCACACTGAAGCAGCATCTGCAAACGGCCAACAACGTGATAGGATTTGATAGTCAACCGAAATCACAGGTGTAA
- the LOC126577109 gene encoding arfaptin-2 translates to MFPPRSKSVYPVQVKMNKANEKSIHEMLKNTPSMNDSTEVVHTGSEQIKHSTTLTLRNVSNHSLSSPTSVSLEDESAYIKNGSSKLDTFRNWSITTYKCTKQIMLEKLGKSTRTVDLELEAQIDQLKETQKKYLSILRLSRAFTSHFYNCMQSQSLLAETFADLAQKSPELQEEFLRNAETQRILTKNGELLLNALNFFISSINTLCNKTIEDTLLTIRQYELARVEYDAYRVDLEQQRTGSGGSGDSAPPQQKYSNDEIQKKYEKCKEQYEKLRSDIIVKMQFLEENRIKVMHKQLLLFHNAIAAYFAGNANGLEKTLQQFNISLKSPNSVTSSWLEQ, encoded by the exons ATGTTTCCTCCCAGAAGCAAGTCCGTGTACCCCGTGCAAGTGAAAATgaacaaagcgaacgaaaagagCATACACGAGATGTTGAAGAACACGCCGTCCATGAACGATAGCACGGAGGTGGTGCACACGGGGTCGGAGCAGATCAAGCACTCGACCACCCTGACGCTGCGCAACGTTAGCAACCACAGCCTCTCGTCGCCCACGTCCGTGAGCCTGGAGGATGAATCAGCGTACATCAAGAACGGCTCGTCCAAGCTCGACACGTTCCGCAACTGGAGCATCACCACCTACAAGTGCACCAAACAGATCATGCTGGAGAAGCTGGGCAAATCGACGCGCACCGTCGACCTGGAGCTCGAGGCACAGATCGACCAGCTGAAGGAGACGCAGAAGAAGTATCTTAGCATACTGCGCCTATCGCGGGCCTTCACCTCGCACTTCTACAACTGCATGCAGTCGCAGAGCCTACTGGCGGAAACGTTCGCCGATCTGGCGCAGAAAAGCCCCGAGCTGCAGGAGGAGTTCCTGCGGAACGCCGAAACGCAACGCATCTTGACGAAGAACGGGGAGCTTCTGCTGAATGCGCTTAATTTTTTCATCTCGTCCATCAATACGCTGTGCAACAAGACGATCGAGGACACGCTGCTCACGATCCGTCAGTACGAGCTGGCCCGGGTCGAGTATGACGCCTACCGGGTGGATCTGGAGCAGCAACGAACGGGTAGCGGTGGTAGCGGCGATTCTGCACCACCACAGCAAAAGTACTCCAACGATGAGATTCAGAAGAAGTACGAAAAGTGCAAGGAACAGTACGAGAAGCTGCGCTCGGACATTATCGTGAAAATGCAGTTTCTTGAGGAGAATCGG ATCAAGGTGATGCACAAACAGTTGCTTCTCTTCCACAATGCCATAGCTGCTTACTTCGCCGGGAATGCGAATGGGCTGGAGAAGACGTTACAACAGTTTAACATTAGC CTGAAGAGTCCCAATTCCGTGACCAGCTCATGGCTTGAGCAATAG
- the LOC126575013 gene encoding CLIP domain-containing serine protease 14D-like has protein sequence MALGRLSIVLFLAVSVGSVFSQSVPACITPTRQQGLCVPIERCRNIYKIVRSPTPPSNVVSSYINRSACTLPDVERSVCCVPSEIRDTSLLPTTDCGISGYDRLDGTNLAHLFEYRWMVLLRYMRNGELVDGCGGSLINNRYVLTAARCVQTSTNWNVSKVRLGEHDRSKALDCNIYPNDHAECADRPIEVDIESTIVHSEYNSSIPYRHDIALVRMAQEVEFSDSILPICLPNSGDVQNKNPSGYILTGWGTTEQQTQSDILMQIFSKHVPVAECQQKLKENGLSIDLSEEFQICAQGEKLVDACRGDSGGPLGSYANQGGWARFVQYGIVSTVGDSCGNLSVPGVYTRVSSYMNWIVQNMQP, from the exons ATGGCATTGGGAAGGCTCTCGATTGTGCTGTTCTTAGCTGTTTCTGTTGGCAGCGTTTTTTCCC AAAGCGTTCCAGCATGCATCACACCTACTCGCCAGCAAGGATTGTGTGTGCCAATCGAGCGTTGTCGGAACATTTACAAAATTGTTAGGTCGCCTACTCCTCCTTCCAACGTGGTGTCGAGCTATATCAATCGTTCTGCTTGTACACTACCTGATGTCGAGCGAAGCGTTTGCTGCGTGCCATCGGAAATCCGCGACACAAGCTTACTACCAACGACAGATTGTGGCATAAGTGGTTACGACCGTTTAGATGGAACCAATTTGGCTCATTTATTCGAGTACCgctggatggtgctgctgcgttatATGCGGAACGGTGAGCTGGTCGATGGGTGCGGAGGATCGCTGATCAACAACCGCTACGTATTGACGGCAGCACGCTGCGTGCAAACATCGACCAATTGGAATGT CTCTAAAGTCCGTCTTGGTGAGCACGATAGATCTAAAGCACTGGATTGCAATATCTATCCAAACGATCATGCAGAATGTGCCGATCGTCCGATCGAGGTTGACATAGAATCAACGATCGTTCATAGTGAGTACAACAGTTCGATCCCGTACCGGCATGACATCGCTTTGGTTCGGATGGCACAAGAAGTTGAATTTAGTG aTTCCATCCTTCCCATTTGCTTACCGAACAGCGGGGATGTTCAGAACAAAAATCCATCAGGATACATCCTGACCGGCTGGGGAACAACTGAACAGCAAACTCAGTCTGACATTTTAATGCAGATATTCTCAAAGCATGTGCCCGTAGCAGAATGCCAACAAAAACTGAAGGAAAATGGACTCAGCATCGACCTTTCCGAGGAGTTTCAAATCTGTGCTCAAGGTGAGAAGCTGGTTGACGCTTGCCGGGGTGATTCAGGAGGACCTTTGGGATCTTACGCGAACCAGGGCGGTTGGGCCCGATTCGTCCAGTACGGAATTGTATCAACTGTGGGAGATTCTTGCGGGAATCTAAGCGTTCCGGGAGTTTATACTCGAGTTTCTAGCTACATGAACTGGATAGTGCAGAACATGCAACCGTAA
- the LOC126575740 gene encoding pupal cuticle protein-like has translation MKLFVVVSSLLAVATAAPSAVLLAAGAQPALYAAAPATAAYLVPAAEVSSQYHAQDELGQYSYGYSGGLSAKAESKSFDGITRGSYSYLDAENKLQTVAYTADALNGFRVAASNLPVAPVETRTAPEPVKDTPEVAAAKAEHMAAIEEAKLRNAAAEKDDAEVIAAPAPAAVASIAPAPATFAYSTQPIAYTTYAAAPAPAAIELKAPSSFSYSTYTHTAPQLAYTQYAAAAPLAYTATSYALPAAPIASLPLAQYSYAPAPATIALAARSQPVEIAALPEPVQDTPEVAKAKAEHLQAVAEAKARSLQ, from the coding sequence ATGAagctgttcgtcgtcgtttcgtccCTGTTGGCTGTTGCCACGGCTGCCCCGTCGGCGGTGCTGTTAGCGGCCGGTGCTCAGCCGGCCCTGTACGCGGCTGCTCCGGCCACTGCCGCCTATCTGGTGCCGGCGGCCGAAGTGTCGAGCCAGTACCACGCCCAGGACGAACTCGGCCAATACTCGTATGGATACAGTGGAGGACTTTCGGCCAAGGCGGAGTCCAAGTCGTTCGATGGCATCACCCGTGGATCGTACAGCTACCTGGACGCCGAGAACAAGCTGCAAACCGTGGCCTACACCGCCGATGCGCTGAATGGATTCCGTGTGGCCGCCTCGAACCTGCCAGTGGCCCCGGTTGAGACGCGCACCGCTCCCGAACCGGTGAAGGATACGCCCGAGGTTGCCGCTGCCAAGGCCGAACATATGGCCGCGATCGAGGAGGCGAAGCTGCGCAACGCTGCCGCCGAGAAGGACGATGCTGAGGTGATCGCTGCTCCGGCTCCTGCCGCTGTTGCCTCGATtgctccggcaccggccaccTTCGCTTACTCCACCCAGCCCATCGCTTACACCACGTATGCcgctgctccagctccggcCGCCATCGAACTGAAGgctccctcctccttctcgtacTCGACCTACACCCATACGGCACCACAGCTGGCCTACACGcagtatgctgctgccgcaccGCTTGCCTACACCGCCACGTCGTACGCTCTGCCCGCTGCCCCGATCGCTAGCCTACCGCTGGCCCAGTACTCGTAcgctccggcaccggccacgATCGCTCTGGCTGCCCGTTCGCAGCCGGTAGAAATTGCGGCCCTGCCCGAACCCGTCCAGGATACGCCCGAGGTCGCCAAGGCTAAGGCGGAGCATCTGCAGGCCGTCGCCGAGGCCAAGGCTCGCAGCCTACAGTAA
- the LOC126575593 gene encoding alcohol dehydrogenase 1-like, producing MSLKHQKAVVIGGSGDIGVAICQNLLQEGVEKLFVLDVADLTEATRQQLQESNRGAAILFKHCDIANRSELLQILGDDIVKALGSIDILVNSAGIASSEIPDQVINVNLTGVINSSLLCLDLMSRSKGGKGGVIVNVASVAGLETIPFLPIYCASKHGVVSFSRSLGVPPIFASTGVKFVAICPGATRTKMFNHCMQIPIDIAGLQDMFDDYVKRFQAQSPDVVGKCVIRAITEGENGSAWICNEGVIVQHQFPQSLFL from the exons ATGTCACTGAAGCATCAGAAAGCTGTAGTCATTGGCGGATCGGGCGATATTGGAGTGGCAATTTGCCAAAATTTGCTTCAAGAAGGTGTAGAG aaATTGTTTGTTCTTGATGTTGCGGATCTAACGGAAGCGACCCGTCAGCAGCTACAAGAAAGCAACCGAGGGGCGGCAATATTGTTCAAACACTGTGATATTGCAAACCGATCGGAGCTGCTGCAGATTCTGGGAGACGATATTGTGAAGGCTCTCGGTTCGATCGACATTTTGGTAAACTCGGCCGGAATTGCGTCCAGTGAGATTCCCGATCAAGTGATTAACGTGAATTTG ACTGGCGTCATTAACTCGAGTCTCTTGTGTTTGGATCTGATGTCGCGGAGcaagggagggaaaggaggCGTCATAGTCAACGTGGCTTCCGTTGCTGGATTAGAAACAATACCGTTCCTTCCGATCTACTGCGCCTCGAAGCACGGTGTCGTGAGCTTTTCGCGATCTCTTGGA GTACCTCCCATCTTCGCTAGCACTGGTGTGAAGTTCGTTGCCATCTGTCCGGGTGCTACGAGGACGAAAATGTTTAATCATTGCATGCAGATTCCCATCGATATCGCAGGACTGCAGGATATGTTTGACGATTACGTGAAACGCTTTCAGGCTCAAAG CCCTGATGTCGTTGGCAAATGTGTGATTCGAGCGATCACTGAGGGCGAGAATGGATCGGCATGGATTTGTAACGAGGGTGTCATTGTTCAGCATCAGTTCCCACAGTCATTATTTTTGTAA